A window of Littorina saxatilis isolate snail1 linkage group LG7, US_GU_Lsax_2.0, whole genome shotgun sequence contains these coding sequences:
- the LOC138970759 gene encoding beta-sarcoglycan-like has translation MDNMAASDVDIMETSMMSHTSNVSAPGGTLSMREKSQLKRRINKEHNTNFRAGYVPVNEEYLHKAGIRGRKRFLLYTCVVVLLVLAVLNTALTVWLMWIYHISHTGMRPLEFTHSSAGTLLRFLDEARFDSLMLNGAFLGSRSERNLTFTGVHSKFKLSASDAENASSVEVTTDMIRFSIDDLKLMTLSGRQYFSLADMKIAGLKNVKNLHVEELQTRQVKNAPNYDDLMIESWNQTNITGCLGVQATSGRETDITAQNVYISSLNGSTVLDGLVGMYISTSIPQVNDNLPINHNIINSKICVCRQSGRVFVVPVSKPGMGCATANELVNPCQM, from the exons ATGGACAACATGGCGGCCTCAGATGTAGACATTATGGAG ACAAGCATGATGTCTCATACCTCAAACGTGTCGGCACCTGGAGGAACATTGTCGATGCGAGAAAAGTCGCAGTTGAAGCGCAGGATCAACAAGGAACACAACACCAACTTCAGAGCAGGCTACGTGCCCGTCAACGAGGAATACCTCCACAAGGCGGGCATACGAGGCAGAAAGCGTTTCCTCCTCTATACCTGTGTGGTTGTGCTGCTTGTCCTGGCAGTGCTGAATACTGCA CTGACAGTCTGGCTGATGTGGATCTACCACATCTCTCACACAGGGATGCGACCCTTAGAGTTCACACACAGCTCTGCGGGCACCCTACTTCGGTTCTTGGATGAAGCCAGGTTCGATTCTCTCATGCTAAATGGAGCTTTTCTTGGCAGTCGCAGCGAAAGAAACTTGACCTTCACAGGAGTTCACTCCAAG ttcAAGCTGTCAGCATCAGATGCAGAAAATGCTTCATCAG TGGAAGTTACTACAGACATGATCCGGTTTTCCATCGATGACTTGAAATTGATGACACTGTCAGGCAGACAGTATTTTTCTCTGGCCGACATGAAGATTGCAGGCTTGAAAAACGTCAAAAACCTTCATGTCGAGGAGTTGCAGACTAGACAG GTCAAGAATGCTCCCAACTACGATGATCTGATGATTGAGTCATGGAATCAAACCAATATCACAGGGTGTCTGGGTGTACAGGCCACTAGcggcagagagacagatataacGGCTCAGAATGTCTACATTTCATCTTTG AACGGTTCGACAGTTTTGGACGGTCTGGTTGGAATGTACATCAGTACCAGCATACCTCAGGTCAACGACAACCTTCCCATCAACCACAACATCATCAACTCAAAAATCTGCGTCTGTAGGCAAAGCGGTCGCGTCTTTGTTGTGCCGGTCAGCAAACCTGGTATGGGGTGTGCCACCGCTAACGAGCTGGTCAATCCATGTCAAATGTGA